The following are encoded in a window of Egibacteraceae bacterium genomic DNA:
- a CDS encoding alpha/beta hydrolase produces MIRRRAIGAMAFAGAAAGSAALGHYAKRRAIAGIEPLAESTWADLCRPVHGRVQTVRSCDGTRLHVEVLGPDDAPTILLAHGYTLSQHAWHYQRRALSARFRLVCYDQRGHAASAVAAAGDYSMGALGRDVAAVLDATTVPGGPVVAVGHSMGGMAILSFAEQFPEQLDRVAGVALVSTAAGSVIAGGAFTAGAAVLAVLRGRLPGVRHRAVARSGDPADWPDPAPPDLVFLLTRSLALHPDADPAHIAFTEQLMMECPAGVKSALGPTLTSVRLAHIAERLTMPGLVMVGEHDRLTPLGPARRLAGAMPDARLVVLPGAGHMAPLEAHERVSAELAAFADQVLAGRPRSA; encoded by the coding sequence ATGATCAGACGACGGGCGATCGGCGCGATGGCGTTCGCCGGCGCGGCGGCCGGCAGCGCCGCGCTCGGGCACTACGCCAAGCGCCGGGCGATCGCCGGCATCGAGCCCCTCGCCGAGTCGACATGGGCGGATCTGTGCCGCCCGGTCCACGGCCGGGTGCAGACGGTGCGCTCGTGCGACGGGACCCGCCTGCACGTGGAGGTCCTGGGGCCCGACGACGCGCCGACGATCCTGCTCGCGCACGGTTACACGCTGTCCCAGCACGCCTGGCACTACCAGCGGCGCGCGCTCTCGGCGCGCTTCCGCCTGGTCTGCTACGACCAGCGCGGGCACGCCGCCAGCGCCGTGGCCGCCGCCGGCGACTACAGCATGGGTGCCCTCGGGCGGGACGTCGCCGCCGTGCTGGACGCCACGACGGTGCCGGGCGGGCCGGTCGTGGCCGTGGGCCACTCGATGGGGGGCATGGCCATCCTGTCGTTCGCCGAGCAGTTCCCCGAGCAGCTGGACCGGGTGGCCGGGGTCGCGCTGGTGTCGACGGCCGCCGGTAGCGTCATCGCGGGTGGGGCGTTCACCGCGGGCGCGGCGGTGCTCGCCGTGCTGCGGGGCCGGCTGCCGGGGGTGCGGCACCGCGCCGTCGCCCGCAGCGGGGACCCCGCCGACTGGCCCGACCCCGCGCCCCCCGACCTGGTGTTCCTGCTCACCCGGTCGTTGGCGCTGCACCCCGACGCCGACCCCGCCCACATCGCCTTCACCGAGCAGCTGATGATGGAGTGCCCGGCGGGGGTGAAGTCCGCGCTCGGCCCGACGCTCACGTCGGTGCGCCTCGCCCACATCGCCGAGCGCCTGACGATGCCCGGCCTGGTCATGGTCGGCGAGCACGACCGGCTCACCCCGCTCGGACCGGCCCGGCGCCTGGCCGGGGCCATGCCCGACGCCCGCCTGGTGGTCCTGCCCGGTGCTGGCCACATGGCGCCCCTGGAGGCCCACGAGCGAGTCAGCGCCGAGCTCGCCGCCTTCGCCGACCAGGTGCTGGCGGGCCGGCCGCGTTCGGCCTAG
- a CDS encoding helix-turn-helix domain-containing protein, which produces MPTIGDALRQRRVRGQQTASEAARASGLPEGLLTGFESGAVSLDDTQNLAYLRIYARYLGLDAEELLRSLRYRDGRPPVAGPHAGRRRVKQAARPADYGDTLTHGVQRPVNADPTSLASSRSSQPEGVDSPLSRPPPPSPSARRWAALALLGAVIVAVTVAASVVLWEAVAALSIVPAVPRAVVDRNTLEAAHHRG; this is translated from the coding sequence GTGCCTACCATCGGTGACGCACTGCGCCAGCGGCGGGTCCGGGGGCAGCAGACGGCGTCGGAAGCGGCGCGGGCGTCGGGTTTGCCGGAGGGTTTGCTGACCGGTTTCGAGTCGGGCGCCGTGTCCCTCGATGACACGCAGAACCTCGCCTATCTGCGGATCTACGCCCGCTACCTCGGCCTGGACGCCGAGGAGCTGCTGCGCAGCCTGCGGTACAGAGACGGCCGCCCGCCGGTGGCTGGCCCGCACGCAGGTCGCCGGCGGGTGAAGCAGGCCGCGCGCCCGGCCGACTACGGGGACACCCTGACGCACGGTGTGCAGCGGCCCGTCAACGCGGACCCGACGAGCCTGGCCAGTTCGCGTTCGTCCCAGCCGGAGGGCGTGGACTCCCCGTTGTCCCGACCCCCGCCGCCTTCTCCCTCGGCGCGGCGGTGGGCTGCCCTGGCGCTTCTGGGGGCGGTGATCGTCGCGGTCACCGTTGCGGCGAGTGTGGTGCTGTGGGAAGCCGTGGCGGCGCTGAGCATCGTGCCGGCGGTGCCGCGCGCGGTTGTGGACCGCAACACGCTCGAGGCGGCCCACCACCGCGGGTGA
- a CDS encoding S8 family serine peptidase — MALIGTATMVVALLPATGGSAGAERPEDPGAIPGSYIVVLAEGAEHPRTVAAEHSQAHDAVVTHVYGTALRGYAARMSDQAVARVAGDPRVAYVDVDRVVTTAHHQCGHTARGKDGPCDDAEPDPPEARQPVPWGVKRIGAPVAGTTGADVHVYVIDTGIDRGHGDLRVSDEGFAAESCRGRCAADWDDDHGHGTHVAGTIGALDNDLDVVGVAPDVTLHAVKVLAKNGSGTRSGVIAGIDWVVAHNPGQARVANMSLSGSGTMTGTCASDSDPVEDGGPFEGTDAYHAAICNATHAGVVFAVAAGNSGANAAGAVPAAYADTVVTVSATTRDSDWPSWSNWGWGTGEAIGIPTNSVPVGIAAPGVEILSTRAGGGTTTMSGTSMAAPHVAGAVALYLGANPEQAADATAFSHTRGHLLSAADPALGGEDDTGGWQNTSNNPHHERFVQVP; from the coding sequence TTGGCGTTGATCGGGACCGCGACGATGGTGGTCGCGCTGCTGCCGGCCACCGGTGGCAGCGCCGGCGCCGAGCGCCCCGAGGACCCCGGGGCGATACCCGGCTCCTACATCGTGGTCCTCGCCGAGGGTGCCGAGCACCCGAGGACGGTGGCCGCCGAGCACAGCCAGGCCCACGACGCCGTGGTGACCCACGTGTACGGCACCGCGCTGCGCGGCTACGCCGCCCGGATGTCGGACCAGGCCGTGGCACGCGTCGCCGGCGACCCGCGGGTTGCCTACGTCGACGTGGACCGTGTGGTCACCACCGCCCACCACCAGTGCGGCCACACGGCCCGGGGCAAGGACGGCCCCTGCGACGACGCGGAACCGGACCCACCGGAGGCGCGCCAGCCCGTCCCCTGGGGGGTCAAGCGCATCGGGGCGCCGGTGGCGGGCACCACGGGCGCCGACGTGCACGTCTACGTGATCGACACGGGCATCGACCGGGGTCACGGGGACCTGCGGGTGTCGGACGAGGGTTTCGCCGCGGAGTCGTGCCGGGGGCGGTGCGCCGCCGACTGGGACGACGACCACGGCCACGGCACCCACGTCGCCGGCACGATCGGCGCGCTGGACAACGACTTGGACGTCGTCGGGGTGGCCCCGGATGTCACGCTGCACGCGGTGAAGGTGCTGGCCAAGAACGGGTCGGGTACCCGCTCCGGGGTGATCGCCGGCATCGACTGGGTCGTCGCCCACAACCCCGGCCAGGCGCGGGTCGCCAACATGAGCCTCAGCGGCTCGGGCACCATGACCGGCACGTGCGCGAGCGACAGCGACCCTGTCGAAGACGGCGGCCCCTTCGAGGGGACCGACGCGTACCACGCGGCGATCTGCAACGCGACGCACGCCGGCGTTGTGTTCGCGGTCGCCGCCGGCAACAGCGGCGCCAACGCTGCCGGTGCGGTCCCCGCCGCCTACGCCGACACGGTGGTCACCGTGTCGGCGACCACGCGCGACTCCGACTGGCCCAGCTGGTCGAACTGGGGCTGGGGCACCGGGGAGGCCATCGGCATCCCGACCAACTCGGTACCGGTGGGGATCGCAGCTCCCGGGGTCGAGATCCTGTCGACCCGGGCCGGCGGTGGCACCACGACGATGAGCGGCACCTCGATGGCCGCGCCGCACGTGGCCGGCGCCGTGGCGCTGTACCTCGGTGCCAACCCCGAACAAGCGGCGGACGCCACGGCCTTCTCCCACACCCGGGGGCACCTGCTCAGTGCGGCCGACCCCGCCCTGGGAGGCGAGGACGACACCGGCGGCTGGCAGAACACCAGCAACAACCCCCACCACGAGAGGTTCGTGCAGGTCCCGTAG
- a CDS encoding DUF5667 domain-containing protein, which yields MSTHPADEPDDHGEHAEVAARLHDSLTAPALDPAVRARHVQALRERAAALPTPAGRPGAAATPSPAPAPAAADAPAGHAGRPAPHRVGRRLASTTAAAGLVLVMGASGAVAAAHQSLPGETLYRVKAATEQLVLAAPLSIGRSVERHLTFAQRRLDEARDLVAGARDPALVLQALTAHTRLMARAGELAGSDADAADRVAAATVVARRQLDRLLAGGLPDAAADQAHAALEAGNTRLERRPAPAPSPPESRPTPDPRPDAAPRPRPTTPRPAPEATSPPADRVPAPGPPATPAPGAPAPGPPAAPVPGTSLPVAPEPGGPTGSAEPGTSPPVAPEPGGPTGSAEPGTSPPVAPEPGGPTGSAEPGTSEDPAPDPPAPVTSSQPGQTPDAGPNADTPNSHS from the coding sequence CGCGCCCGCCACGTGCAGGCCCTGCGTGAGCGCGCCGCCGCCCTGCCCACCCCGGCGGGGCGCCCCGGTGCGGCTGCGACGCCCTCCCCCGCCCCGGCGCCGGCCGCCGCTGACGCCCCCGCCGGCCATGCGGGTCGTCCGGCCCCCCACCGGGTGGGCCGGCGTCTGGCCTCCACCACCGCCGCCGCGGGCCTCGTGCTGGTCATGGGCGCCAGCGGCGCGGTGGCCGCCGCCCACCAGTCCCTGCCGGGCGAGACCCTGTACCGGGTCAAGGCCGCCACCGAGCAGCTGGTCCTGGCCGCGCCGCTGTCCATCGGGCGCAGCGTCGAGCGCCACCTGACCTTCGCCCAGCGCCGCCTGGACGAGGCCCGCGACCTGGTCGCCGGCGCGCGCGATCCCGCGCTGGTGCTCCAGGCGCTCACCGCCCACACCCGGCTCATGGCCCGCGCCGGCGAGCTGGCCGGGTCCGACGCCGACGCCGCCGACCGGGTGGCCGCCGCCACCGTCGTGGCTCGCCGCCAGCTCGACCGGCTGCTCGCCGGCGGGCTGCCCGACGCCGCCGCGGACCAGGCCCACGCCGCCTTGGAAGCCGGCAACACGCGTCTGGAGCGCCGGCCGGCCCCCGCGCCGAGCCCGCCGGAGTCCCGGCCGACGCCCGACCCCCGGCCCGATGCGGCGCCCAGGCCACGTCCGACGACGCCCCGGCCCGCTCCCGAGGCGACCTCGCCGCCGGCCGACCGCGTCCCAGCTCCGGGGCCGCCGGCCACGCCCGCTCCCGGGGCGCCCGCACCGGGTCCCCCCGCCGCGCCCGTGCCCGGCACGTCCCTACCGGTCGCGCCCGAGCCCGGCGGTCCCACAGGCTCCGCCGAGCCCGGCACGTCCCCACCGGTCGCGCCCGAGCCCGGCGGTCCCACAGGCTCCGCCGAGCCCGGCACGTCCCCACCGGTCGCGCCCGAGCCCGGCGGTCCCACAGGCTCCGCCGAGCCCGGCACGTCCGAGGACCCTGCGCCCGACCCACCCGCGCCGGTCACGTCCAGCCAACCCGGCCAAACCCCCGACGCCGGTCCGAACGCGGACACACCGAATTCGCACAGCTAG